One Patescibacteria group bacterium DNA segment encodes these proteins:
- a CDS encoding glycosyltransferase, translating to MTNQNKKILLVSSYAPPLLAGAPRFMANLLETFPPESYTILTSFYNIDNISAKIGTWLPGKYIFYDNLTATPTTRQHQEVAPSEVAINPMVKLKKFLRKTFLFPAWVKAPLSAAVKMDLVAKLKRFLKRNSLVKALIAAPLILGQIPLIIRHGRRAIKDDQSDLMIGFSDYGPAMVGTYYIHRATGIPFYIYLFDIYKGNLLPLTGKILATIFEPRLIKAAQKIMVTNQETKEFYRRRYGQKVADKIVVIHNSTNPDPYLKLQTPIIPHQPPYYILFTGNVYWAQTRSLKNLITALDQLTDIDVRLKIYSPSPPEYLKALGIASPKIEYNVAPGSEMPKIQSQADILFIPLSWQTQSPDIINTATPGKLTDFLIAGRPILIHAPETSHLVKYAKENDFAAVVDEENITALQNAIRQLIGDTALAQRLVTNAQRVFFTNHDIKKNSQLFQHYVLGN from the coding sequence ATGACTAATCAAAATAAAAAAATTCTCTTGGTTTCCTCGTACGCGCCGCCGCTCTTGGCCGGAGCCCCTCGCTTTATGGCTAATTTACTAGAAACCTTCCCGCCGGAATCTTACACGATTTTGACCAGTTTTTATAATATTGATAATATTTCTGCTAAAATCGGCACTTGGTTACCTGGAAAATATATTTTTTATGACAATCTCACCGCTACTCCCACTACCCGGCAACACCAAGAAGTGGCACCCTCGGAAGTAGCGATCAACCCGATGGTTAAGCTTAAGAAATTCTTACGTAAAACTTTTTTATTCCCGGCTTGGGTGAAAGCCCCCCTGTCAGCTGCCGTCAAAATGGACTTGGTAGCTAAGTTAAAGCGCTTTTTAAAACGTAACAGTTTAGTGAAAGCTCTGATTGCCGCTCCGCTTATTCTAGGACAAATTCCCTTAATTATTCGGCACGGCCGCCGTGCCATTAAAGATGATCAGAGCGACCTGATGATCGGTTTTTCCGATTACGGTCCGGCCATGGTCGGGACTTACTATATCCACCGTGCCACCGGGATCCCATTTTACATTTATTTGTTTGATATTTATAAAGGCAATCTTTTACCCCTAACTGGCAAAATTTTGGCGACAATTTTTGAGCCTCGTCTAATCAAAGCCGCTCAAAAAATTATGGTGACTAACCAGGAAACCAAAGAATTTTATCGGCGCCGGTACGGCCAAAAAGTGGCTGACAAAATAGTCGTGATTCATAATTCAACCAATCCGGACCCTTATTTAAAGCTGCAAACACCGATTATCCCGCACCAGCCGCCTTATTATATTTTGTTTACCGGCAACGTTTACTGGGCTCAAACCCGCAGCCTAAAGAATCTCATCACTGCTTTAGATCAACTCACCGATATTGATGTTCGGCTCAAAATCTATTCTCCCAGTCCACCCGAATATCTCAAAGCTCTGGGGATTGCGAGCCCTAAAATTGAATACAACGTAGCGCCCGGCAGCGAGATGCCTAAAATCCAAAGTCAAGCCGATATTCTATTTATTCCTTTGTCCTGGCAGACACAAAGTCCTGATATTATCAATACGGCGACCCCTGGGAAGCTGACTGATTTTTTGATCGCCGGCCGGCCAATTTTAATTCATGCCCCGGAGACAAGCCATCTCGTTAAATATGCTAAAGAAAATGATTTTGCCGCGGTGGTCGACGAAGAAAATATTACCGCTCTCCAAAATGCCATCCGCCAGCTTATTGGTGATACTGCTCTGGCTCAGAGATTAGTCACTAACGCCCAAAGAGTGTTTTTTACTAACCATGATATCAAAAAAAATAGCCAACTCTTCCAGCACTACGTCTTAGGAAATTAA
- a CDS encoding methyltransferase domain-containing protein, giving the protein MKNKLLIVVGESGSGKTQFAKRYAKEHQATYLDFDMLFDYSDTQNACARLIDKLTVIIQNSPGNSFVLDGYIFYNLPSVELSTKQRSHLTIAHLAEKLDADVSLCLCFAAPHILRQRQLAKAKADPLYPPLQKTNAMLKEEIEAKFLGIIVLDPDPILIDTTDPTFPPVTKKTFPQRWQELLLLSDLVDMEHDKFYQDIELPSGVQLKGYSDSAQTWNRLSSIIDFTGKTVLDIGCFHGFFSFKAEEAGAKAVVGIDHSLPSLDIARRIGWLKNARATFHEGDMDDFTVEQPYDIVLVLNVLHHAKNKEQSLQNIFHAGDLIVFEAPMEQKEMISSAAHKFGFALQIQVDSYRLGRGIFVFTNSHSTTRLIDLPPKYQFSIQKYRWHKFIQMIKRFKITYPVRYLVRKYREYRRGRV; this is encoded by the coding sequence ATGAAAAATAAATTATTAATAGTTGTGGGTGAATCCGGATCGGGGAAAACCCAATTCGCGAAACGCTACGCCAAAGAGCATCAAGCAACTTATTTGGATTTTGATATGTTGTTTGACTACAGCGATACTCAGAATGCTTGTGCCAGATTGATAGACAAGCTCACTGTTATCATACAAAACAGTCCGGGCAACTCGTTTGTGCTAGATGGTTATATCTTCTACAACTTGCCCTCAGTAGAATTATCAACCAAGCAACGCTCTCACTTAACCATAGCTCATCTAGCCGAAAAACTGGATGCCGATGTGAGTTTGTGTCTCTGCTTCGCTGCTCCGCATATTTTGCGTCAGCGCCAATTAGCTAAGGCTAAAGCGGATCCCCTGTATCCGCCCCTGCAAAAAACTAATGCCATGCTAAAAGAAGAGATCGAGGCAAAATTTCTGGGGATAATTGTGCTGGATCCCGACCCTATCCTGATTGATACGACTGACCCCACTTTCCCACCCGTTACTAAAAAAACTTTTCCTCAACGTTGGCAAGAACTGTTACTACTATCAGATTTGGTAGACATGGAGCATGATAAATTCTATCAGGATATCGAATTGCCATCAGGAGTGCAGCTTAAGGGTTATTCGGACAGCGCTCAGACCTGGAACCGGCTTTCGTCTATTATTGACTTCACCGGGAAAACCGTTTTAGATATCGGCTGTTTCCATGGATTTTTTAGTTTTAAAGCTGAGGAAGCGGGCGCTAAAGCAGTCGTCGGAATAGATCATAGTTTACCTTCTCTCGATATAGCTCGTCGCATCGGCTGGTTAAAAAATGCCCGAGCCACTTTTCATGAGGGTGATATGGACGATTTTACTGTTGAGCAGCCTTACGATATCGTTTTGGTATTAAACGTTCTCCACCATGCTAAAAATAAAGAACAGTCCCTCCAAAACATTTTTCATGCCGGAGATTTGATTGTATTTGAAGCTCCTATGGAACAGAAGGAGATGATCTCTTCGGCAGCTCACAAATTCGGTTTTGCGCTGCAAATTCAAGTAGATTCATACCGGTTAGGAAGAGGCATTTTCGTATTTACCAACTCACACAGCACGACCAGATTGATAGACCTACCCCCCAAATACCAGTTCAGCATACAAAAATACCGCTGGCATAAATTCATCCAAATGATCAAGCGATTTAAAATCACTTATCCGGTCAGGTATTTAGTCAGAAAATACCGGGAATACCGCCGAGGTAGAGTTTAA